The genomic stretch AATGCTTCAATCGGTTTAATTCTGGAAGCTCTGTATGCTGGAACAAACCCAGCAATTAACCCAGAGAAAACCAGCGCAATGAATGCCATAAAGATAGATCCCCAGCCTACACTCGGATTTTTAATGAAAAACTCTTCAAGACTGTCACCAATTAAGCTTAGTGTTAGCACTCCTACTCCTATTCCAACAAACCCTGAAATCACTGTAATCACAACACTTTCCTGAACAATCAGAGCAACGATTCCTGCAGGTTTTGCACCAATAGCTTTTCGTACTCCAATTTCTTTGGTTCTTTCTTTTACGATGTAAACCATGATATTACTGATCCCGATAATTCCCGCTAATAATGTTCCCAAACCAATAAATCCTACAATTGCGGTTAGAACAGCCATAAAGGTGAAGGTATCATTCATATTTTTGGCATTATTCCAGACACGGACTCCATTTTCGTCATCAGGAGAGACATTCTTTCTTGCTTTCAGCTTATCTCTCAGCTCGTCTCCATATTTAATAGCCTGATCCGGAGTTAGCTTATCATTATAGGTAATATAGGCTATGTTTACTGTATCAGAACCTTTTTTCATCTGCTGTAAAGTGGTGATAGGAATGGTAATATGTCTTTCATCTCTATCTCCTCCATCATCTGAAAAAACTCCAACAACCTTGTACATGGTTCCGTTGATATCAAGCTCTTTTCCTACCGGGCTTCCATTTTTAATTAAATCCCTCTGAACCATTCTTCCAATAACAGCAACATTTAATTTTTCTGACAAATCTCTAGGGGTAAGATATCGGCCATCTATAACTTTTCTGTTTTCAATTACCTGCTCTCCGGGATCGGCTCCGTTAATCTGATAAAGACCGCTTTCCTTTCCATATTTCACCATTAAACTGGCAGTATATCTGGGACTTGAAGGTCCTGTTTTTTGCTTATCTGTATTAATTAAAAAGTCATAATCGGAGTTATTCATAGTAACACTACGGTCAGACTGAAGCCCTTTATAAGCTAAAGTGGTTTTTCCTGTAGAAATAGTAATCAGGTTTTTGGCATCTCCAGCAAATCCTTCTGAGAAAGCATTTTGAAGCCCTTGTCCTATTCCAAAAAGTACGATAAAAATAAACAGTCCCAAAGCTACTGTAAACCCTGAAAGCACTGTCCGAAGTACATTACTACGGATAGAACTGAATATTTCCTGCCAACGATCTAGGTCAAACATTTTTATTACTATTAAAAGATTGAAAAATTAAAAGAATCAAATCATTCAATTTTCAAAATATTTCATTTTTAAATTATTTCATTGCCTACAGCACAATCTGCTTGATAAACTCATCACTTTCAATGATTCCGTCCTTCAGTACCACATTTCTTTTGGTCTGTGCTGCTACGTCCGGTTCATGGGTTACCACAATGATTGTTTTTCCTTCATTGTTGATATCCTGAA from Chryseobacterium indologenes encodes the following:
- a CDS encoding ABC transporter permease yields the protein MFDLDRWQEIFSSIRSNVLRTVLSGFTVALGLFIFIVLFGIGQGLQNAFSEGFAGDAKNLITISTGKTTLAYKGLQSDRSVTMNNSDYDFLINTDKQKTGPSSPRYTASLMVKYGKESGLYQINGADPGEQVIENRKVIDGRYLTPRDLSEKLNVAVIGRMVQRDLIKNGSPVGKELDINGTMYKVVGVFSDDGGDRDERHITIPITTLQQMKKGSDTVNIAYITYNDKLTPDQAIKYGDELRDKLKARKNVSPDDENGVRVWNNAKNMNDTFTFMAVLTAIVGFIGLGTLLAGIIGISNIMVYIVKERTKEIGVRKAIGAKPAGIVALIVQESVVITVISGFVGIGVGVLTLSLIGDSLEEFFIKNPSVGWGSIFMAFIALVFSGLIAGFVPAYRASRIKPIEALRTE